From Diceros bicornis minor isolate mBicDic1 chromosome 8, mDicBic1.mat.cur, whole genome shotgun sequence, a single genomic window includes:
- the MOB1B gene encoding MOB kinase activator 1B isoform X1 — MERATDVNDSGSRSSKTFKPKKNIPEGSHQYELLKHAEATLGSGNLRMAVMLPEGEDLNEWVAVNTVDFFNQINMLYGTITDFCTEESCPVMSAGPKYEYHWADGTNIKKPIKCSAPKYIDYLMTWVQDQLDDETLFPSKIGVPFPKNFMSVAKTILKRLFRVYAHIYHQHFDPVIQLQEEAHLNTSFKHFIFFVQEFNLIDRRELAPLQELIEKLTSKDR, encoded by the exons TGGTAGTCGCTCCTCTAAAACGTTTAAACCAAAGAAGAACATTCCAGAGGGTTCTCACCAGTATGAGCTCTTAAAGCATGCAGAAGCCACACTTGGCAGTGGCAACCTCCGGATGGCTGTCATGCTTCCTGAGGGGGAAGATCTAAATGAGTGGGTTGCAGTGAACA CTGTGGATTTCTTCAATCAGATCAACATGCTTTATGGAACCATCACAGATTTCTGTACAGAGGAAAGTTGTCCGGTGATGTCAGCTGGCCCAAA ATATGAGTATCATTGGGCAGATGGAACAAACATAAAGAAGCCTATTAAGTGCTCTGCGCCAAAGTATATTGATTACCTGATGACTTGGGTTCAGGACCAGTTGGATGATGAGACATTATTTCCATCAAAAATTG GTGTCCCATTCCCGAAGAATTTCATGTCTGTGGCAAAAACTATACTCAAACGCCTCTTCAGGGTTTATGCTCATATTTATCATCAGCATTTCGACCCTGTGATCCAGCTTCAGGAGGAAGCGCATCTCAATACATCTTTCAAGCACTTTATCTTTTTTGTCCAG GAATTCAACCTTATTGATAGAAGAGAACTTGCACCACTCCAAGAACTGATTGAAAAACTCACCTCAAAGGACAGATAA
- the MOB1B gene encoding MOB kinase activator 1B isoform X2, with the protein MSFLFGSRSSKTFKPKKNIPEGSHQYELLKHAEATLGSGNLRMAVMLPEGEDLNEWVAVNTVDFFNQINMLYGTITDFCTEESCPVMSAGPKYEYHWADGTNIKKPIKCSAPKYIDYLMTWVQDQLDDETLFPSKIGVPFPKNFMSVAKTILKRLFRVYAHIYHQHFDPVIQLQEEAHLNTSFKHFIFFVQEFNLIDRRELAPLQELIEKLTSKDR; encoded by the exons TGGTAGTCGCTCCTCTAAAACGTTTAAACCAAAGAAGAACATTCCAGAGGGTTCTCACCAGTATGAGCTCTTAAAGCATGCAGAAGCCACACTTGGCAGTGGCAACCTCCGGATGGCTGTCATGCTTCCTGAGGGGGAAGATCTAAATGAGTGGGTTGCAGTGAACA CTGTGGATTTCTTCAATCAGATCAACATGCTTTATGGAACCATCACAGATTTCTGTACAGAGGAAAGTTGTCCGGTGATGTCAGCTGGCCCAAA ATATGAGTATCATTGGGCAGATGGAACAAACATAAAGAAGCCTATTAAGTGCTCTGCGCCAAAGTATATTGATTACCTGATGACTTGGGTTCAGGACCAGTTGGATGATGAGACATTATTTCCATCAAAAATTG GTGTCCCATTCCCGAAGAATTTCATGTCTGTGGCAAAAACTATACTCAAACGCCTCTTCAGGGTTTATGCTCATATTTATCATCAGCATTTCGACCCTGTGATCCAGCTTCAGGAGGAAGCGCATCTCAATACATCTTTCAAGCACTTTATCTTTTTTGTCCAG GAATTCAACCTTATTGATAGAAGAGAACTTGCACCACTCCAAGAACTGATTGAAAAACTCACCTCAAAGGACAGATAA